The Triticum aestivum cultivar Chinese Spring chromosome 7B, IWGSC CS RefSeq v2.1, whole genome shotgun sequence genome window below encodes:
- the LOC123156593 gene encoding uncharacterized protein: MQPYLSISPMLPDRADEVRPRPDPPRPPRAFQIRAVVELDPRPARHTMADVLKATSMDDIDDKDEEEDDHDMRDPTPEPDELDEEMSSPTSSSTMTASSSPTMTMRHRRVPRI, encoded by the exons ATGCAGCCATACCTCTCCATCTCTCCCATGTTGCCAGATCGAGCCGACGAGGTCCGTCCACGGCCAGATCCGCCACGGCCACCGAGGGCCTTCCAGATCCGCGCCGTCGTTGAGCTGGATCCACGCCCTGCTAGGCACACCATGGCCGACGTCCTCAAG GCGACCTCCATGGACGACATCGATGACaaggacgaggaggaagacgaccaTGACATGCGTgaccccacccccgagcccgacgAGCTTGACGAGGAGATGTCAAGTCCAACCTCGAGCTCGACCATGACGGCGTCGTCCAGCCCGACCATGACGATGCGCCACAGAAG GGTGCCCAGAATTTGA